In Lathyrus oleraceus cultivar Zhongwan6 chromosome 2, CAAS_Psat_ZW6_1.0, whole genome shotgun sequence, the DNA window ggagaattcgtggcatttgaagcttcatttcagaggtagaacctcaaacttttttgatctagatcttgtaatacaatgtgattttctttggtttgtgtggttttctgaagtcctctcacttgaggcaggccaatggtggtcttaattgttcaaatcgtgccatttcagttcacacaccatgatcttcaagctcacATTTCTCCCTAAATAGGAATAGTGAGGATGATCTAtggttacagtggtgatgtacatcacctcagcttcattttgatgtcctcttttttcattttcattgcaatttattttcctgtgcgtggtggccggaaatggttagatcaccggagaagatggtggtttccaccaccatccccacgtgtttGAGTCCCAGCCATTGGATCGTGCCtaaacgttttaatcttggccattccatgtgttgacttgttttaatgccATGTGTTGCGCGCTTGACTTGAGATCACCATGAatccgcgcctctgagccatgtgatccatgccacgtcaattaatgaaatgatctgatggcgctggatttttctatttttcttattttcttttaatttcagttaattccttttattttcaaaaattcataaatattttatttgaagtcacaaaaatatgagaccaatgccaaaaaaattcttgaaaaatctagtttcatattttgatttctaattatttttgtgactttatttagtattttttgtgaattatttgatttttaatagttttaattcattttaattactttttgatatttgaaaaatccaaaaatattttcctaacacctttggatcatgataagtcaatgaaaaatagtctcatcaatttcttatttgatttgagatttacttgagattttaattcatattgtgttatttttattgtttttaattgtttttaaatagtttctgatttcaaaaattgttgaaaaaatttgttaaagtttgtttgaccatgttagacctatgagaatttaattggacttgttgaagttgatttgaattaaattggAGGTTTtaccatattttgtttattttattttgcatttatttttaattcaaaaaataccaaaaaattatggttgacttgttgacttgtaatcttcatttctcttctgtttaacattgattgatgatgacttggttcacatttgatcaattgaatttgatacttggattctctttccattcatttcatcttcatccctttctatttattttggccaatgagttaatgtcttatggttggtcttgacaaatgagaggtttaatcttctttgatccaaaccaaactcaacttgatccaagatcaggtgagttgttttgtgtccaagatagattgcttcttggtcaagcaaaaaacctaaagtccatacaaggcctctccccttttgttttggcatggcaagtttttggagcttggcttactagtcatgatctctaacttgtgtgTATTTGCCTgtagttttattgaccggcctcagataggtgtgactactatattagtccacttacgattgcttaacatagcgctacattgtcttatgacaaactaacataacttcactaattactaactttaatttgagcatttaattttttgccctttactttaatgcactttatttcttgctcatttatttacattgcttttcactttgctcacttgagcacatattttatgtttatgtcatttttcttttgctcatttgagctcattattgtatataaatatattgttgtcttgtggttgttttgcctttgttttgtgtgaacctaatgcaaaaagtagaaaggacttagaattaggatatacctatgcttaaaggatttcaagagcaactaggcatcatgcctttagaatgctaaatttgttgaaaAGCAACCAGGCCTCattcctttagaatgctaaatttcaaagttgacttcaaaggacttcccttccaaaacttattctttgtccattccccttattgtgttgtgaactttttgatgtttgctcttgtgtgatagggattccatcttgagatagtaaagaggaccattgtcatgagtagccaagttaagagagacaagtcaaatggagatcctaggagcttgaatctaaataactgcttgattgcttgattgtgtttgctaagtccaaaggaaaggagcatcttgaatcatctctatgatttcaagaaaaggaactccaagggttttatcttccCTCTTATCTTTatatgctttaggactagcccttctcttcttctcctcactctaaccaagccaaaatcttttctttcaaactttgagattgtttcaaattagaaacctaggccttatgcctttgatttttcaaaatcttttcattaatactcattgtgaatgaatcttaatccaactttgacttcattttgcaaataaatctaacttgtaaatataactcacttcaagttgttttgtggttccaatggccaccttattaaaaccttttcaaaaatattagtcataggtttgagttatcatagtggttgatgtaaatctcaccttatccttagtgattggattataagtcttccatacttattatagggttaacccctcactagtatgttgaagctctccttacatggtggattgttggtttaggttgagttttctccctttgataacaaaagaccttaaggcttttgatcaaatcaattcaccaatctttgtgatttttaccccgaactacgaggttttggtcctcctttgtgatggtacgtaggcaatgggttcatccattcaaacaacaaaatttgtacatataatctattctcttctcatccccccaatcttttgcacataaTTTCACAAATACAAACCTACAACACCTAattgcaaaaagaggttcccttagattactaaggatgtttttggtgcgtaaaaccttcccatttcataaccaacccccttacccaaatctctgacatttttattagtttttgatttgataaaacttcttacttgacttttgttcgctttttagcctttcctttggacaaataaaagtgtggtggcgactcgaattgtatgtttacttttggtttagtcaataaacttaaaggtaacgaaaaccccgctacaaatccaacactgttacaatataaaaacataataaacaaaataaattaaattaacaTACTTTgtaaaatgaatccaacacttaataaacaaaattaaattatatacatgcaggagagtaggatatccaccgagctgcttgcaactgaacatggacgcatctccaaggTATCTGTATAGAGTAACCAATGTAGCGGCTCCCCAACTATATCCCAAACATCTATCTAAGTCCGTAAACAATAAGAGATATCGTGCCTCAACAAGTGTAAAGGTCTTGTCGGAAAAAATTGGGGAATCCACCAACATCAACAAATATGCTCTAGTCGCATATGCCCATCTAGAAGCAGATCTATGTTGTACTaataaatcgtataaccactccaaTTTATAATAAGAACCCCTGCAACTACGCACATGTGATTGTGCCTCACTATGTGACACTCATAAGTAGTCAACAAcaagttcaacaacaacctcttCAATGACATCTTGAGGACTCCAGAACACACCTCTGATGGGAAAATGAAGCAGACATGAGACGTTAtccaaagtaatgctcatttcaccaaacgacatgtgaaatgaagatgtctctagatgtCATCTTTCCACAAATACGAATACCAAATTTATGTCTATCTTGTTCAAACTAGTTCTTTGAAGTGAAGATAACCCAGATCTAGAAATTCAACTCTCCACCTGTTGTGGAAGAGCTAGTGGAACCCCCCATGTCAGCTTAAGTCCGTGTCCAGCAACCTTTAACTCTTTCTTATGACCTCTTTCctgaaaacaattaaaacacatattataAAATACAATATAAATTATTCAAATGTTATTCAATTTCAAATATACGTCGTTTATTTACCTCACCAAACCATAAATGGtgagcaacatgatgctcgtactttaccaaaagagacgtatcgtacgaCCCTCCTGGATAGCCAGTCGGCTctgctgcagatgaagatgcgTCCATCCTAAACTACAGTCTAGAATCCTACCGTCAAcacctcgtcttcgaaccactataaaaaaatattataaaaacACACACTGGAACACTTCTAAAATGAGTTCCGGTGTGATGAAAACACAGGTTGAGTTCCGGAACACTTTCCATAAGACTTTCGGTTAAATGAATGAAAATCGGAAATCTTTTACAAAGAGTTTCAGTTAACACTCTTCCAAACCGGAAGTCTTTCTTAAAGAATTCTGGTTCAACGCCCAAAAATTACAGCAAACCAGAAGTCTTCTGGAAAGTGTTCTAGTATATATTTTgtgaaccggaagacttactcttaGTATTCCGATTTACACGGCCAAAAACGCTGATCCGAAAGTCTTGAAGcgaaaatgaaaaaaaaaatcaaattttggaAAAGATACCTTATTTAGACGAGGACATTTAGGTCCAAAAAACTATATTATAGAGGTATGGGTATAATTATAGGGGTACGGGGTAAAACTTCTTAATTACAAAGATAGATTAGTCAATACCATACTTAAAAATAACATTTGCTTGTTAGTTAAGGATTCGTTTGATTTTCATTTTCATAGTGTCACGtatatttgtttttaaaaaattacattttttttaaagtttcaaatgaaaattttatttaaatagttattcctaaaatattattttaggtattttattattttatataatttttttaatatcaaaacttcaataaaatcacttaaatttgaagctatttcaaataacttattataaaaatcatttttgagatatatttttttgaaatattatgatttgGTTATTTGATAATCTTCAAAAATGTATATTTATGTTTCATGATATCAAAAGTAGTCTttcaaattataaaaaataaatttaatattttttaaaatatttttataaaaatcatttttaaaattataaaaaaaaaaattaaggTAAACAAATGGGCATGTATAGTTAAATGGTTGAAAATTACGCATTAAAATATATCAGATTTTAAATTTCATACACAACTAATTATATAGGTTACTTTTTGAAGCAATTTGattaaaatttaaatatttttcttaataATTTGATGATCATGATTGAttgatgatataatttttttaatgCTGATAAATTTCCCATTATACAATATATATTATGTTTAGTTTAGAGTTTCAATAAAATTTAAGAGATgataattatttttttttttgtgagaTTGAATGTGATTGGATATTCATCACTTGAGTTCACAAGATCCTCATTGAAGCAAACTAAAAATTATTACGTTTTAGGTTTATGTATAAAAAGAAATACATTTCAATAAAACTGTGTGCTCTTTATCAATAAACGACAATCTAGTTAGTAGAGCTTTTATCATCTAAAACATCATCTTGATTAAGTCATGATAAATATTGTTTCAATAAAAGTGCATTGGAACTCGATATTTAACCGTTTGTGCTTTTAGGTATTTGAAACTGACTTTCCAGTACTCTAGTTTTCATCTACTTATGCTTATGCATCTCTGATATTAAGGTCTATTTGATCAAGATCAAACAATCCTACCTTAACCTCAATATTTGAAATcatataaaaataaataaattatgtATTTTTAATCAATATTGTATAATCTTAATTAAATAATCATTGATATCACCGACTATATTAATTTAGGTAATCCCAAAAACCATCATTTCACAAGTTTCACCTTTTAATTTTGGACATATTAAACCATACACATCATCATATAATACCTACAACTTAAAACATGAAACATTGAATCCTCCCTAAATTTTCTAATATACCACATTATGCATCCCTAAAAGACTAGTATTTAAGGAGTATTGTATTCGTATAACTCAATACCTTCATTACTTTCACATACAAAAATCGTCTTGCATCATTCACTCTTTTTTCCATCACTCAACCAAAGATTTATTTTCTCGTCTCATCTCGCTCCATTTTTAAACACTCATAGGTTGGTGTCATACTAGTTCTTTTATAACTTCAACTTAATTATGATacatttttcttatttttaacATTATTTTTTTGGTGTAGGATGGGATCAAATGTTAACGTTTCCGAACCAAAAATGGATAATAAAAAATTTGAATTTCCGGCAGGTTTTCGATTTCATCCAACTGACGTAGAACTCATAAATCAATATCTTGTCAAGAAGGTCAATGACAATAGCTTCTCTTTTATAGCTATTTCTGAAGTTGATATGAATAAGTGTGAACCATGGGATTTGCCAGGTGATTTCAATATTGTTTTTATTACAAATTAATGTTAGTTGTTAGTATATTATATTAATATTAGGGAATCGAGAAATTACGCCGGAGATATATTATGTATTTTCTCATAATTAATATGTAGCAACTAAAAATCATAAAGTATTAGAATCCACACCGACATGATACTAATAAATGaagttaaatttatttattttattttctctaattattaataattttattattattattattattattattattattattatttatctATCTGTTGGTATCGTGGTTCGTGTCTGTTTCAATGTTTAAtaatatttttgttgttttttatttttttagagTTGGCAAAAATGGGAGAAACAGAATGGTATTATTTCTGTGTGAGGGATAAAAAATATCCAAATGGTCAAAGAACAAATAGAGCCACTAATGCTGGTTATTGGAAGGCTACGGGAAGAGATAAGAAGATTTATGACAAAAATTTATTGATTGGGATGAAGAAGACATTGGTTTTCTATATAGGAAGAGCTCCGATTGGTGTAAAAACTAGATGGGTTATGCATGAATACAGATTGGAGGGTACCACACTCTCTAATGACATTTTAGCGAAGAGAGAAACGGTAAATTTGCTATGTTTATTTTACACCTCTAACTTAAGGTGAttttttttaatgtattttgataaaTATTTTACTTTAAAGTTTTGACATAATTGTGGTTTCATAGTCATTAAATTATTGTCACCCAGAATATTCATTTAAGATCTATTTGTTATGGatttttcttttatatttataatttaaaatgaatttaaatatttatttagTCTTTGAAAATATGTCACATTATTGTTTTAGTTCATAGAATTGTTTTGTTTGATTTAGACATTAAAGAATATGTTATTTTACtttttatctttattttatttattttagtctttaaaaaattgatttataTTAAAATTTGGCATTGccatttttataatattttacTTTAGAACCTCAAATATTAATGACATAAGTTAGTTTATCGAAAATAATTTTATATTAGATTCATGTTTAAATGGTTAAATCTCATATCGACTATGAGTATCTAAAAAAAgttaaatttataaaaaaaaaagacACATATTTAATATCTCAAATTTTAGATCGAAACATGGAGTTGCACTCTTGAGTTATTCTGAATATTTGGATCCTTGTTGCTCACAACTTTTCCAAATCTTCAATATTTCTcatataaaataatttttaatatttttaaaattctCATATATTAAAATATTTGTAACAACTTGATAAAAAAAAacactttatttaaaaaaatattttttctccTAACATTGTGTGTTTACCTTTTTTTTATAGGGTGAATGGGCTATCAGCAGAATCTATGAGAAGGGTAATTATGAAAAGAAAATGTGTGGTTCAAGACTTGGAATGTTTAACTCCTCTAGAGAAGAACCACTAAACACTAATGAATCTCCATTGAT includes these proteins:
- the LOC127120830 gene encoding NAC domain-containing protein 100 produces the protein MGSNVNVSEPKMDNKKFEFPAGFRFHPTDVELINQYLVKKVNDNSFSFIAISEVDMNKCEPWDLPELAKMGETEWYYFCVRDKKYPNGQRTNRATNAGYWKATGRDKKIYDKNLLIGMKKTLVFYIGRAPIGVKTRWVMHEYRLEGTTLSNDILAKRETGEWAISRIYEKGNYEKKMCGSRLGMFNSSREEPLNTNESPLMNSSPYTNGEFSYAINSFTIPNQMQDNNIVGNNEASIMNVSSSSKQIDDYPFAEATQNYFLSQEKSMMRMQSENENYGSSSKQTLQHDFSFGGDLDADISSVVYGNDMFPRWYENQELIPDSHGPVVTNRSWNY